One Phaseolus vulgaris cultivar G19833 chromosome 4, P. vulgaris v2.0, whole genome shotgun sequence DNA window includes the following coding sequences:
- the LOC137836432 gene encoding low temperature-induced protein lt101.2 — MGSETFIEVILAILLPPVGVFLRYGCGVEFWIDLVLTLLGYLPGIIYAIYVLVA; from the exons ATGGGTtctgaaacttttattgaagtAATACTAGCAATCCTGCTACCTCCCGTTGGTGTTTTCCTCCGTTATGGCTGTGGT GTGGAATTCTGGATAGATCTGGTGCTGACGCTACTGGGATACCTCCCCGGGATTATATATGCCATTTATGTATTGGTCGCATGA
- the LOC137837319 gene encoding uncharacterized protein — translation MVLSQTLFRYNYKPLTCPKFNATVYLVGQRTHPRTSYKTVIVAAPLFISNGSNPPHTTNFAPCKAIAPEKDANIVSNSTKDELSDGASKGKSFWGAVGLIIGTAVGPGMLGLPALTIKSGPLPSTIIILASWLYVISSIMIVAELCFDFMEEDGVEEVSFTSLATKTLGSGFGAFVAVVYSSLCFSLLVACVAGIGSLFSSWFSEVNVLVAHALFPLLVGTLIAFFPFKTIDVANRLLCFLMLFSITGLVAIGIFVARANIMNSFALASWNLSSILPIIPVAVLTLGFHVITPFICKVAGNTLHEARKAILIGGTVPLVMVLSWNLIVLGLAGTNTTPSTSGDPISLLLSVKPSALSAVQGFAFSALATSLIGYVVSLPKQLLDTLELVSGRATVWNEHNSSGRVGLAFYSVGSSCIGNSGKVCFKGSRNENMVGPKMRSNEKIYDPIKVLITLSLLGFSVLIASFFRSTFSTALDFAGVYANCFLFGIIPPVMAYMQQSKNKIRQSIIPGGNGTLLFLFIISVILGIWH, via the exons ATGGTACTCTCCCAGACACTATTCAGATACAACTACAAGCCTTTGACATGTCCAAAATTTAATGCCACAGTGTATTTGGTTGGACAGAGAACTCATCCCCGAACTAGTTATAAAACAGTTATTGTTGCTGCTCCTTTGTTCATAAGCAATGGATCCAATCCTCCTCACACCACAAACTTTGCACCCTGCAAAGCAATAGCACCTGAAAAAGATGCAAACATTGTTAGCAACTCCACTAAGGATGAGCTTTCTGATGGAGCTTCCAAGGGGAAGAGCTTCTGGGGTGCTGTTGGTTTGATCATTGGTACTGCTGTGGGGCCTGGAATGCTGGGTTTGCCTGCTTTGACCATTAAATCTGGCCCACTTCCTTCAACAATCATAATTCTTGCCTCCTGGCTCTATGTCATTTCCTCAATCATGATTGTTGCTGAACTTTGCTTTGATTTCATGGAGGAAGATGGGGTTGAAGAGGTGAGCTTCACAAGCCTTGCAACAAAGACATTGGGAAGTGGTTTTGGTGCCTTTGTTGCTGTGGTTTACTCCAGCTTGTGTTTCTCCTTGCTGGTGGCATGTGTTGCTGGTATTGGATCCCTTTTCTCTTCATGGTTTTCAGAAGTTAATGTTTTGGTTGCTCATGCCTTGTTTCCTCTTCTTGTTGGAACATTGATTGCCTTTTTCCCATTTAAGACCATTGATGTTGCTAACCGGCTTTTGTGCTTCCTTATGCTTTTCTCTATAACGGGACTTGTTGCTATTGGAATATTTGTGGCAAGAGCCAACATAATGAACTCATTTGCTTTAGCCTCATGGAATCTTTCATCAATACTTCCTATTATACCTGTGGCTGTACTCACATTGGGGTTTCATGTCATCACTCCTTTTATATGCAAGGTTGCTGGGAACACTCTACATGAGGCTAGGAAAGCAATACTAATTGGTGGGACAGTTCCTTTAGTCATGGTTCTGTCATGGAATTTGATTGTGTTGGGGCTTGCAGGAACTAATACCACACCATCCACTTCTGGTGACCCCATATCCCTTTTGCTTTCTGTGAAACCATCTGCTTTATCAGCTGTTCAAGGCTTTGCTTTCTCTGCTCTGGCAACTAGCTTGATAGGATATGTTGTGAGCTTGCCCAAACAGCTTCTTGACACTTTGGAGTTGGTATCTGGAAGGGCCACAGTTTGGAATGAACATAACAGTAGTGGAAGAGTTGGATTAGCCTTTTATTCAGTAGGGTCTTCTTGTATTGGTAATTCAGGGAAGGTTTGCTTCAAAGGTTCAAGAAATGAGAATATGGTTGGACCTAAAATGAGATCAAATGAGAAAATATATGATCCAATTAAGGTCCTTATAACACTCTCCCTCCTTGGTTTCTCCGTGCTGATAGCTTCATTTTTTCGCTCCACGTTTTCAACAGCCCTTGATTTTGCTGGGGTCTATGCCAATTGCTTTCTGTTTGGTATCATTCCTCCTGTTATGGCTTACATGCAACAATCCAAGAACAAAATCAG GCAATCAATCATTCCAGGAGGAAATGGGACACTtctatttcttttcattatctCTGTGATTTTAGGAATTTGGCATTAG